A genomic window from Brassica oleracea var. oleracea cultivar TO1000 chromosome C8, BOL, whole genome shotgun sequence includes:
- the LOC106308271 gene encoding tabersonine 16-O-methyltransferase-like isoform X2, producing MEENKRNLLDEEAKASLDIWRYLFGFADMAAAKCAIDLKVPEALENHPSSRPMTLAELSSATSASPSHLHRIMRFLVYQGVFKEVSTKDGLATGYTNTPLSRRMMITKRDGKSLAPLLLLETSPEMLAPWLKLSSVVSSPVNGPVPPFDAVHGKDLWSFAKDHPRHSELLNEAMACDARRVVPRVAGACQGLFDGVATVVDVGGGTGDTMAILVKEFPWIKGINFDLPHVVEVVQAMDNVDNVGGDMFDSIPSCDAVFIKWVLHDWGDKDCIKILKNCKKALPPKTGKVLIVESVVGEKKKTMIMEERDEKLEYVKLALDMVMMVHTSTGKERTLKEWDFVIKEAGFARYEVRDIDDVQSVIIAYRS from the exons ATGGAAGAAAATAAGAGAAACTTATTAGATGAAGAAGCTAAAGCTTCGCTAGACATATGGAGATATCTCTTTGGGTTTGCAGATATGGCTGCTGCGAAGTGTGCAATTGATCTTAAAGTACCAGAAGCCCTTGAAAACCATCCTTCCTCCCGGCCGATGACCCTAGCTGAACTCTCTTCCGCCACCTCCGCCTCTCCGTCACACCTCCACCGTATAATGAGGTTTCTTGTGTACCAGGGAGTCTTCAAAGAAGTCTCCACAAAAGATGGTCTTGCCACAGGCTACACTAACACGCCACTCTCACGCCGTATGATGATAACTAAACGTGACGGCAAGTCGCTGGCTCCTTTGCTTCTCCTCGAGACAAGTCCAGAGATGCTCGCTCCATGGTTGAAATTGAGCTCAGTTGTCTCTTCGCCGGTTAACGGTCCGGTTCCGCCTTTTGATGCGGTGCATGGTAAGGACTTGTGGTCGTTCGCAAAGGACCATCCGCGCCACAGCGAACTACTCAATGAAGCCATGGCTTGTGATGCAAGGCGTGTGGTGCCACGTGTAGCCGGTGCCTGTCAGGGTTTATTTGACGGCGTGGCTACGGTGGTGGACGTTGGAG GCGGCACCGGAGACACGATGGCGATATTAGTTAAGGAGTTTCCTTGGATCAAAGGAATTAACTTTGATCTTCCTCATGTTGTTGAAGTTGTTCAAGCAATGGATAATGTTGACAATGTTGGAGGAGATATGTTTGATTCTATTCCTTCATGCGACGCTGTTTTCATCAAG TGGGTGTTACACGATTGGGGAGACAAAGACTGCATAAAAATATTGAAGAATTGTAAAAAAGCGCTCCCACCAAAGACTGGAAAAGTGTTAATAGTGGAATCCGTGGTCGGAGAAAAGAAAAAAACGATGATAATGGAAGAAAGAGATGAGAAATTAGAGTATGTGAAATTGGCGCTTGATATGGTGATGATGGTTCACACAAGCACAGGCAAAGAAAGGACTTTAAAAGAGTGGGACTTTGTCATTAAAGAAGCTGGTTTTGCTCGCTATGAGGTTAGGGACATCGATGATGTTCAGAGTGTTATCATTGCGTATCGCTCTTAG
- the LOC106308271 gene encoding tabersonine 16-O-methyltransferase-like isoform X1, with protein sequence MEENKRNLLDEEAKASLDIWRYLFGFADMAAAKCAIDLKVPEALENHPSSRPMTLAELSSATSASPSHLHRIMRFLVYQGVFKEVSTKDGLATGYTNTPLSRRMMITKRDGKSLAPLLLLETSPEMLAPWLKLSSVVSSPVNGPVPPFDAVHGKDLWSFAKDHPRHSELLNEAMACDARRVVPRVAGACQGLFDGVATVVDVGGGTGETIGILVKEFPGIKGINFDLPHVVEVVQAMDNVDNVGGDMFDSIPSCDAVFIKWVLHDWGDKDCIKILKNCKKALPPKTGKVLIVESVVGEKKKTMIMEERDEKLEYVKLALDMVMMVHTSTGKERTLKEWDFVIKEAGFARYEVRDIDDVQSVIIAYRS encoded by the exons ATGGAAGAAAATAAGAGAAACTTATTAGATGAAGAAGCTAAAGCTTCGCTAGACATATGGAGATATCTCTTTGGGTTTGCAGATATGGCTGCTGCGAAGTGTGCAATTGATCTTAAAGTACCAGAAGCCCTTGAAAACCATCCTTCCTCCCGGCCGATGACCCTAGCTGAACTCTCTTCCGCCACCTCCGCCTCTCCGTCACACCTCCACCGTATAATGAGGTTTCTTGTGTACCAGGGAGTCTTCAAAGAAGTCTCCACAAAAGATGGTCTTGCCACAGGCTACACTAACACGCCACTCTCACGCCGTATGATGATAACTAAACGTGACGGCAAGTCGCTGGCTCCTTTGCTTCTCCTCGAGACAAGTCCAGAGATGCTCGCTCCATGGTTGAAATTGAGCTCAGTTGTCTCTTCGCCGGTTAACGGTCCGGTTCCGCCTTTTGATGCGGTGCATGGTAAGGACTTGTGGTCGTTCGCAAAGGACCATCCGCGCCACAGCGAACTACTCAATGAAGCCATGGCTTGTGATGCAAGGCGTGTGGTGCCACGTGTAGCCGGTGCCTGTCAGGGTTTATTTGACGGCGTGGCTACGGTGGTGGACGTTGGAGGCGGTACCGGAGAGACGATTGGGATATTGGTTAAGGAGTTTCCTG GGATCAAAGGAATTAACTTTGATCTTCCTCATGTTGTTGAAGTTGTTCAAGCAATGGATAATGTTGACAATGTTGGAGGAGATATGTTTGATTCTATTCCTTCATGCGACGCTGTTTTCATCAAG TGGGTGTTACACGATTGGGGAGACAAAGACTGCATAAAAATATTGAAGAATTGTAAAAAAGCGCTCCCACCAAAGACTGGAAAAGTGTTAATAGTGGAATCCGTGGTCGGAGAAAAGAAAAAAACGATGATAATGGAAGAAAGAGATGAGAAATTAGAGTATGTGAAATTGGCGCTTGATATGGTGATGATGGTTCACACAAGCACAGGCAAAGAAAGGACTTTAAAAGAGTGGGACTTTGTCATTAAAGAAGCTGGTTTTGCTCGCTATGAGGTTAGGGACATCGATGATGTTCAGAGTGTTATCATTGCGTATCGCTCTTAG